The Geotalea uraniireducens Rf4 genome window below encodes:
- a CDS encoding DUF2971 domain-containing protein: MVTKDRMLFHYTSLQGLLGITESASIWATNILYLNDASELLYAKDLLKEELTVFRKTNEGFAKTDTLDKSLGHFFLESFEDNINTLLPSQTIGIFVCSFSEEGDLLSQWRGYSRTGQGFSLGFSLDRLKVLVESARFSIKKVIYDRDEQISEIQKLLSDLAKRFADDVGNSVDKKRAWDEKAKRLLSDVMLEFIKLAPLLKHPKFAEEKEWRIMAALKTKQGSRAIKFRAGTSMVVPYLEVPLSLQSENLIIDEINVGPTIERALSAASVEMLLKSQNIVCPAVSCSTIPFRAT, translated from the coding sequence ATGGTAACTAAAGATAGAATGCTCTTTCACTACACCTCATTACAGGGCCTACTCGGAATCACCGAGAGTGCGTCTATATGGGCAACAAATATCCTGTATCTTAATGATGCCAGTGAACTTCTCTACGCAAAAGACCTTCTCAAGGAAGAACTTACTGTATTTCGCAAGACGAACGAGGGGTTTGCGAAGACGGATACGTTGGACAAATCATTAGGGCATTTTTTTCTTGAGAGTTTTGAGGACAACATAAATACGCTGTTACCTTCTCAAACGATAGGTATTTTTGTTTGTTCTTTCTCGGAGGAAGGCGATCTTCTAAGCCAGTGGCGAGGGTACTCCAGAACTGGGCAGGGTTTCAGTCTGGGTTTTAGCCTTGACCGGCTTAAGGTTTTAGTCGAAAGTGCCCGTTTCTCGATCAAGAAAGTTATCTACGATCGGGACGAACAAATTAGTGAGATACAAAAGCTTCTGTCAGACCTCGCTAAAAGGTTCGCCGACGACGTCGGCAATTCGGTTGATAAGAAGAGGGCATGGGACGAGAAAGCCAAGCGACTTCTTTCTGATGTCATGCTGGAGTTCATAAAACTGGCGCCTTTGTTGAAACACCCGAAGTTCGCTGAGGAGAAAGAGTGGAGAATTATGGCCGCTCTGAAGACAAAACAAGGCTCACGCGCCATAAAGTTCCGAGCTGGTACGTCTATGGTCGTGCCTTACCTAGAAGTACCTCTGTCTCTCCAAAGCGAAAATCTCATTATTGATGAAATCAATGTTGGTCCAACAATTGAGAGGGCACTGTCCGCTGCGTCCGTA
- a CDS encoding putative signal transducing protein: MAGGLITIAQFRDLPEAGLAKSRLESAGITCFLDNEFTIGANWLYSNALGGVKLNVPEENAEEAKAILEETTESMASEASEESEEHLEDSACPVCGATEIETKNYTRKFAALTLLISLPLLLFWKRYGCKSCGHRWK; this comes from the coding sequence ATGGCGGGCGGACTTATAACAATTGCTCAGTTTAGGGATCTACCGGAAGCGGGCCTTGCCAAATCGAGGCTTGAGTCGGCAGGAATCACTTGCTTCCTCGACAACGAGTTCACTATTGGCGCCAACTGGCTTTACTCGAACGCCTTGGGTGGAGTGAAGCTAAATGTACCTGAAGAAAATGCAGAAGAAGCAAAGGCAATTCTTGAGGAAACCACAGAATCTATGGCATCAGAGGCATCAGAGGAATCAGAAGAACACCTTGAGGACTCCGCCTGCCCGGTCTGTGGTGCGACAGAAATAGAAACAAAGAATTACACGAGAAAATTTGCAGCGCTTACCCTTCTCATTTCGCTGCCACTGCTTCTGTTTTGGAAGAGGTATGGTTGCAAAAGTTGTGGTCATCGTTGGAAGTGA
- a CDS encoding FAD-dependent oxidoreductase produces the protein MSNNEEKKNGISRRQFLKRSAAASAVATAGVLIQQGELSAKENPTQWDKETDVIVIGAGATGLPAAIVAREAGAKVILVEASFDIGGHAIVSKGNIPLGGGTSAQKKAGIHDSPDLLFQDLTDWSIVQPNGFPDYRYNDREIIRAFADNSAPAFEWLVAHGVVFVDKTPDTLSGMSVGNSVPRVMHASAMHWPTVQTGKPVDPTVQSRTSSGSGLMRTLEVAAKKADVQILLEHKLTDIYRHPPNSGRVRGIAVDNKGTKLNIRARKAVIIATGGSSGNVNFRRMFDPRLTEEYCGLAGMPWSDQDASGEIAAMGIGASLWGLYNQTGEFGDVITKPGLIGCQYNYRNLQWMPGSPVFNLARASGLRVADWQNVILVNMLGKRFYDETGDQFTSNNAGMIDPYVPGSYLNAANIKYKPNNFINAALAGIGDNHNGGGPIWAIFDADAVRRERWNPKPPNVDMDAGFFFAADTIPELATNIAMKYQRVPMPSKNLEETVARYNSFVDTGKDEDFGKPTPKYKIARPPFYAAWATPVIHDTRAGLRINAKCQVQDMQGKVIPGLYCGGESAGGFSQHGLARAICQGYIAGRNAAAEKTTE, from the coding sequence ATGTCAAACAATGAAGAGAAGAAAAACGGAATCAGTCGACGCCAGTTTCTCAAGAGATCGGCCGCGGCAAGCGCAGTCGCCACAGCCGGTGTTCTTATTCAACAGGGGGAGCTTTCCGCGAAGGAGAATCCGACCCAATGGGACAAAGAGACGGATGTAATCGTGATCGGTGCAGGGGCTACGGGCCTCCCCGCCGCTATTGTCGCACGGGAAGCGGGAGCAAAGGTCATTCTGGTCGAAGCCTCTTTTGACATCGGAGGACATGCCATCGTGAGCAAGGGAAATATTCCGCTGGGCGGCGGGACAAGCGCCCAGAAGAAGGCCGGTATCCATGATTCGCCCGACCTCCTCTTCCAGGACCTGACCGACTGGTCCATCGTTCAGCCCAATGGGTTCCCGGATTACCGCTACAACGACAGAGAGATCATCCGGGCCTTTGCCGACAACAGCGCTCCGGCCTTTGAGTGGCTGGTCGCCCACGGAGTCGTCTTTGTCGACAAAACCCCGGACACCCTGAGCGGAATGTCGGTCGGAAACTCGGTCCCACGGGTAATGCATGCGTCCGCAATGCACTGGCCGACGGTTCAGACAGGCAAACCGGTCGATCCCACGGTTCAATCGAGAACCTCCTCCGGTAGCGGTCTGATGCGGACGCTGGAAGTCGCTGCGAAGAAGGCGGATGTGCAAATCCTGCTTGAACACAAGCTGACGGACATTTACCGACACCCCCCGAACTCGGGCCGGGTGCGGGGGATTGCGGTGGACAATAAAGGGACCAAGTTGAACATCCGGGCCAGGAAGGCCGTTATTATCGCCACCGGCGGATCGTCGGGCAACGTAAATTTCCGCCGGATGTTCGATCCTCGTCTCACCGAGGAGTATTGCGGCCTGGCAGGTATGCCCTGGTCTGATCAAGACGCCAGCGGAGAGATTGCCGCCATGGGAATCGGAGCCTCTCTTTGGGGTTTATATAATCAAACCGGGGAATTCGGCGACGTTATTACAAAACCGGGGTTAATCGGGTGCCAGTACAATTACCGGAATCTGCAATGGATGCCCGGAAGTCCGGTATTCAACCTGGCACGCGCGTCCGGCCTGCGGGTCGCGGATTGGCAAAACGTCATCCTCGTAAACATGCTGGGCAAGCGCTTCTATGACGAGACCGGGGATCAGTTCACCTCCAACAATGCGGGAATGATCGATCCTTACGTCCCCGGCAGTTACCTGAATGCAGCGAACATCAAGTATAAGCCCAATAACTTTATCAATGCGGCTCTGGCGGGGATCGGAGATAATCACAACGGCGGCGGCCCGATCTGGGCGATCTTTGACGCCGATGCAGTAAGGAGGGAGAGATGGAACCCGAAACCTCCCAACGTGGATATGGATGCCGGCTTCTTCTTCGCCGCCGATACGATCCCGGAACTGGCAACGAACATCGCTATGAAGTATCAACGGGTCCCCATGCCTTCGAAGAATCTGGAAGAGACGGTAGCCAGGTACAACTCCTTTGTGGATACAGGCAAGGACGAGGACTTCGGCAAACCGACTCCCAAGTATAAGATCGCCAGACCTCCCTTTTACGCGGCCTGGGCGACGCCCGTCATCCACGATACGCGCGCCGGCCTGCGGATCAACGCCAAATGCCAGGTGCAAGACATGCAAGGCAAGGTCATACCTGGTCTTTACTGCGGCGGCGAATCTGCCGGCGGCTTCAGCCAGCACGGTCTGGCCCGGGCCATTTGTCAGGGTTACATCGCAGGCAGGAATGCCGCGGCAGAGAAAACGACGGAATAA
- a CDS encoding 4Fe-4S binding protein, producing the protein MKIFTMTKTVTKNLVTGPATLMYPQRERIFTAITRGRIENAIDRCIFCGMCGRRCPTYAIVVTKESKAWQIDRLKCCTCNLCVEVCPVKCLSTDNHGKKEIDREQDPRLGEWLEKFDRDRVEAAREFWYETLKGIDESLLEFF; encoded by the coding sequence ATGAAAATTTTCACGATGACGAAAACGGTAACTAAAAACCTGGTCACAGGGCCGGCCACCCTCATGTATCCCCAACGGGAGCGGATTTTTACCGCCATCACCCGGGGGAGGATAGAGAACGCCATCGACAGGTGCATCTTCTGCGGCATGTGCGGCAGGCGCTGTCCGACCTACGCCATCGTTGTCACCAAGGAGAGCAAGGCGTGGCAGATCGACCGGCTTAAGTGCTGCACCTGCAACCTGTGCGTCGAGGTCTGCCCGGTAAAGTGCCTCTCGACGGACAATCACGGGAAAAAGGAGATCGACCGTGAGCAGGACCCCCGGCTGGGGGAATGGCTCGAAAAGTTCGACCGGGACAGGGTCGAGGCCGCACGGGAGTTCTGGTACGAAACACTCAAGGGGATCGACGAAAGCCTGCTGGAATTCTTCTGA
- a CDS encoding hydrogenase large subunit, with protein sequence MAQRNIIPIGPQHPILPEPIHFDLVTEDEKVIDAIPSISYVHRGLERLVEKRDFIDFAHVADRICGLCSFMHSLGYCQAVEEIMSIEVPQRALYLRSIWAELSRIHSHIFWLGAAADAFGFESLFMQAMRLREPVLDIFEETTGGRVILGVCKVGGVRRDIDGDSLKGIVNRLTTLKGALEELSNVFLNDYSVQHRLAGVGFLSREDAYTLGCVGPMARASGLAIDMRALGYAAYKYLEVEPVVESAGDCHARCRVRIREIFHAIDLIRQAVGKIPAGPVDVKVTGTPDGEYYSRVEQPRGEVIHYVKGNGARFLQRFRVRVPTFSNIPAMVKVLKGSQLADVPNIILTLDPCISCTER encoded by the coding sequence ATGGCCCAGAGAAACATCATCCCTATCGGACCGCAACACCCGATTCTTCCCGAGCCGATTCACTTCGATCTGGTGACGGAAGATGAAAAGGTTATCGACGCCATTCCGTCCATCAGCTATGTCCACAGGGGACTGGAACGGCTGGTCGAAAAACGGGATTTTATCGACTTCGCCCACGTTGCCGACCGGATTTGCGGCCTGTGCAGTTTCATGCACAGCCTGGGATACTGCCAGGCTGTGGAAGAGATCATGTCGATCGAGGTGCCGCAGCGCGCCCTTTACCTGAGATCCATCTGGGCGGAGCTGTCCCGGATTCACAGTCACATCTTCTGGCTTGGGGCTGCTGCAGACGCCTTCGGTTTCGAGAGCCTGTTCATGCAGGCCATGCGGCTGCGGGAACCGGTGCTCGACATATTCGAAGAAACCACCGGAGGAAGGGTCATCCTGGGGGTGTGCAAGGTGGGCGGCGTACGGCGGGACATCGATGGCGACAGCCTGAAGGGGATCGTCAACCGCCTGACCACCCTGAAAGGAGCCCTGGAAGAGCTCAGCAACGTCTTTCTCAACGATTACTCCGTGCAGCACAGGTTGGCAGGAGTTGGGTTCCTTTCCCGGGAGGATGCCTATACGCTCGGTTGTGTCGGGCCCATGGCCCGGGCCAGCGGTCTGGCCATCGACATGCGGGCCCTCGGCTATGCGGCCTATAAGTATCTGGAGGTGGAGCCGGTGGTGGAATCCGCGGGTGACTGCCATGCCCGGTGCCGCGTGCGCATTCGGGAAATTTTTCACGCCATCGATCTGATCCGCCAGGCGGTGGGAAAAATTCCCGCGGGGCCGGTCGACGTCAAGGTAACGGGGACCCCCGACGGCGAATACTATTCCCGGGTCGAGCAGCCCCGGGGTGAGGTGATTCATTACGTCAAGGGGAATGGAGCCAGATTTCTCCAGCGGTTCCGGGTGCGCGTCCCCACTTTCAGCAACATTCCGGCCATGGTCAAGGTACTGAAGGGATCGCAGCTTGCTGACGTGCCGAATATCATTCTTACCCTGGACCCGTGCATCAGCTGCACGGAAAGGTGA
- a CDS encoding NADH-quinone oxidoreductase subunit C — protein sequence MSEPQEIVPVEKSDLVGIVAQLFAEGYRLVQIGCTTLPEAYELTYSFDREYRFRNLRFTVRPDEEVPSISVIYPNAFLYENEIHDLFGITITHITVDYRGTLYRTAISTPFSIGNVKFSEPPPQKEKG from the coding sequence ATGAGTGAACCCCAGGAAATAGTGCCCGTCGAGAAGAGCGATCTGGTTGGGATCGTGGCGCAGCTCTTCGCTGAAGGGTACCGGCTGGTGCAGATCGGCTGTACAACGCTGCCGGAAGCCTATGAGCTCACCTACTCCTTTGACCGGGAATACCGCTTCAGAAATCTGCGCTTTACCGTGAGGCCGGACGAAGAAGTGCCGAGCATCAGCGTGATCTATCCCAATGCCTTTTTGTACGAGAACGAGATCCACGATCTCTTCGGCATTACCATTACCCACATAACCGTCGATTACCGGGGCACGCTCTACCGGACCGCGATCAGCACGCCGTTCAGCATCGGCAATGTGAAGTTTTCGGAACCGCCGCCGCAGAAGGAGAAGGGTTAA
- the glgX gene encoding glycogen debranching protein GlgX: MNSPIDSGTSSPLGATVFPGGVNFSIFSRDCTGVELHLFDRVDDARPSRTVTLHPKRNRTYHYWHTFVPGLGSGQLYGYRVAGPHDPRRGLRFDPYKLLIDPYGRAVAVPAGYSRRAVAEPGDNAAVAMKSVVADPRGYDWEGDIPLKRPFSRTVIYELHVAGFTRPPSSGVTEGKRGTYAGLVEKIPYLQELGVTAIELLPVFQFDARDAPEGFDNYWGYSPISFFAPHAAYSSRPDPLGPLDEFRDMVKALHRAGIEVILDVVFNHTAEGDDRGPTLCYRGLANNFYYTLEPDGETYANYSGCGNTLNANNPIVRRLISDSIHYWVREMHVDGFRFDLASILARDERGDLLENPPLLWDIETDPALAGIKLIAEAWDAAGLYQVGSFIGDSWKEWNGKFRDDVRSFLRGDAGTVTRFASRLLASPDIYGHQEREPEQSINFVTCHDGFTLNDLVSYNRKHNEANGEENRDGTDLNLSWNCGGEGPSDDPAIEALRNRQVKNFLTVTLLALGAPMLLMGDEVRRTQWGNNNAYCQDNETGWFDWGLLEQHSDVRRFVRLLIDARLKRDLAVEDPDLTLNQLLRQARLEWHGVRLGRPDWGDNSHSIALTTWSLTGRFVFHLMVNAWRESLAFELPLVRKQPGVGWRRWLDTSLASPADIVPLDETPAVEGKTYELPPHSLAVMFARAPAGAG, translated from the coding sequence ATGAATTCACCCATCGACAGCGGCACATCATCTCCCCTCGGCGCCACGGTCTTTCCCGGCGGGGTGAACTTCAGCATCTTCTCGCGTGACTGCACCGGCGTCGAGCTGCACCTCTTCGACCGGGTCGACGACGCCCGGCCGTCCCGAACCGTAACGCTCCACCCGAAGCGCAACCGCACCTACCATTACTGGCATACTTTTGTCCCCGGCCTTGGGTCGGGCCAACTGTACGGCTACCGCGTCGCCGGTCCCCATGACCCCCGGCGGGGACTCCGGTTCGACCCGTACAAGCTCCTCATCGACCCCTATGGCCGGGCGGTGGCGGTCCCGGCCGGCTACAGCCGCCGTGCCGTGGCCGAGCCGGGCGACAACGCGGCAGTGGCCATGAAGAGCGTGGTAGCCGACCCCCGCGGGTACGACTGGGAAGGGGACATCCCCTTGAAGCGCCCCTTCTCGCGGACCGTGATCTATGAACTGCATGTGGCCGGCTTCACCCGCCCCCCCTCGTCGGGGGTCACAGAGGGGAAGCGCGGCACCTATGCGGGACTGGTGGAGAAGATCCCCTACCTGCAGGAACTGGGGGTCACCGCCATCGAGCTCCTGCCGGTCTTCCAGTTCGATGCCCGGGACGCTCCCGAGGGGTTCGACAACTACTGGGGCTACAGCCCCATCTCCTTCTTCGCCCCCCATGCGGCATACAGTTCCCGCCCGGACCCGCTCGGCCCGCTCGACGAGTTCCGCGACATGGTAAAGGCACTCCACCGGGCCGGCATCGAAGTGATCCTCGACGTGGTCTTCAATCATACCGCCGAAGGAGATGACCGCGGGCCAACCCTCTGCTACCGGGGGCTGGCGAATAATTTCTACTACACGCTGGAGCCCGATGGCGAAACCTACGCCAACTATTCCGGCTGCGGCAACACACTCAACGCCAACAATCCCATCGTCCGGCGGCTCATCAGCGACAGCATTCATTACTGGGTGAGGGAGATGCACGTGGACGGCTTCCGTTTCGATCTGGCCTCCATCCTCGCCCGCGACGAGCGTGGAGACCTCCTGGAGAACCCGCCGCTTCTCTGGGACATCGAAACGGACCCGGCCCTGGCGGGGATCAAGCTGATTGCCGAGGCCTGGGACGCGGCCGGCCTTTACCAGGTGGGGAGCTTCATCGGCGACAGCTGGAAGGAGTGGAACGGCAAGTTCCGTGACGACGTGCGGAGCTTCCTCAGGGGTGACGCCGGCACGGTCACCCGCTTCGCCTCGCGGCTCCTGGCCAGCCCCGACATCTACGGCCACCAGGAACGGGAACCGGAGCAGAGCATCAACTTCGTCACCTGCCACGACGGCTTCACCCTCAACGACCTCGTCTCCTACAACCGGAAGCACAACGAAGCCAACGGCGAGGAGAATCGCGACGGGACCGACCTCAACCTGAGCTGGAACTGCGGCGGCGAGGGCCCCTCCGACGACCCGGCAATCGAGGCGCTCCGCAACCGCCAGGTGAAGAACTTCCTGACGGTAACCCTCCTCGCCCTCGGCGCGCCGATGCTCCTCATGGGGGACGAGGTGCGCCGCACCCAGTGGGGAAACAACAACGCTTACTGCCAGGACAATGAGACCGGCTGGTTCGACTGGGGGCTGCTTGAGCAACATAGCGACGTCCGCCGCTTCGTGCGTCTTTTGATTGACGCACGACTGAAGCGCGACCTGGCGGTTGAGGACCCCGACCTGACCCTCAACCAGCTCCTCCGCCAGGCACGGCTTGAGTGGCACGGCGTAAGGCTGGGGCGGCCCGACTGGGGAGATAACTCGCACAGCATTGCCCTCACGACCTGGAGCCTGACCGGCCGTTTCGTCTTCCATCTCATGGTCAACGCCTGGCGGGAGTCCCTCGCGTTTGAGCTCCCCCTGGTCCGTAAGCAGCCGGGAGTGGGCTGGCGCCGCTGGCTCGACACTTCCCTCGCATCTCCCGCCGACATCGTGCCGTTGGACGAGACGCCGGCGGTCGAAGGAAAAACCTATGAACTGCCGCCGCACTCGCTGGCTGTCATGTTTGCCCGTGCTCCTGCGGGCGCAGGCTGA
- a CDS encoding mechanosensitive ion channel family protein, whose translation MRSNDALLRGGLYAAGATVLLVLGMVFLVRLGRLLDKVLTERVKKRIHSVGIQSFEIVPAEHIWGALHGMLYGVRIGTILAVSFVYLQGVLALFPWTSGIASRLLDLVTDALGHMGKAVVAWIPDLLVLIILFFLFRFILRFLRLFFDAAARKTVTLAGFDADWAHPTYKLVRFAVIAFGLIVAYPYIPGSESAAFKGISLFIGVVFSLGSSTAISNIIAGYMMTYRRVFKVGDRVKVGDVIGDVITMRLQVTHLRSLKNEEVTIPNSQILNGHVVNYSSLAHTPGLILHTTVGIGYETPWRQVEAMLVQAAERTPGLLKEPRPFILLMGLGDFAINYELNVYCDNPREMNSLYTELHRHILDVFNEYGVQIMTPAYEADTREPKVVPREQWHAPPAPPESGVTG comes from the coding sequence ATGCGCAGCAATGACGCCCTGCTGCGGGGAGGTCTGTACGCAGCGGGGGCAACTGTTCTGCTGGTTCTGGGGATGGTGTTCCTTGTCCGGCTGGGGCGGCTGCTCGACAAAGTGCTGACGGAACGGGTGAAGAAGCGGATCCATTCCGTCGGCATCCAGTCTTTCGAGATCGTGCCGGCGGAGCATATCTGGGGGGCGCTCCACGGCATGCTGTACGGCGTCCGCATCGGGACCATTCTGGCGGTGTCCTTTGTCTACCTGCAAGGCGTGCTTGCGCTCTTCCCCTGGACGAGCGGCATCGCCAGCCGGCTCCTCGACCTCGTTACCGATGCGCTGGGTCATATGGGCAAGGCTGTCGTGGCCTGGATCCCCGATCTGCTCGTCCTCATCATCCTCTTTTTTCTTTTCCGTTTTATCCTGCGGTTTCTCCGTCTCTTCTTCGACGCCGCGGCGCGTAAAACGGTCACCCTTGCGGGGTTCGATGCGGATTGGGCGCATCCCACCTACAAACTCGTCCGCTTTGCGGTCATCGCCTTCGGTCTGATCGTGGCCTACCCGTACATCCCCGGCTCCGAGTCGGCGGCATTCAAGGGAATTTCGCTCTTCATCGGCGTGGTGTTTTCCCTCGGCTCATCCACGGCAATCTCCAATATCATCGCCGGCTACATGATGACCTACCGACGGGTGTTCAAGGTCGGCGACCGGGTCAAAGTGGGTGACGTGATCGGTGACGTGATCACCATGCGGCTCCAGGTGACCCATCTTCGTTCCCTGAAGAACGAGGAAGTGACCATCCCCAATTCCCAAATCCTCAACGGTCATGTCGTGAACTACAGCTCCCTGGCCCACACACCAGGGCTGATCCTGCACACCACGGTCGGAATCGGCTACGAGACCCCCTGGCGGCAGGTGGAGGCGATGCTGGTCCAGGCGGCGGAACGCACCCCGGGGCTGCTCAAGGAGCCGCGTCCGTTCATCCTGCTGATGGGGTTAGGGGATTTCGCGATCAACTACGAGCTCAATGTCTACTGCGACAACCCCCGTGAGATGAACAGCCTCTATACCGAGCTGCACCGGCATATTCTCGACGTTTTCAATGAGTACGGCGTGCAGATCATGACTCCCGCCTACGAGGCCGACACGCGGGAGCCGAAGGTCGTGCCGCGGGAGCAGTGGCACGCGCCGCCTGCGCCACCCGAGAGCGGCGTCACCGGCTAA
- a CDS encoding paraquat-inducible protein A, whose protein sequence is MPQPHVLENNMQFAPIIACHECDLLQREIRLPPGRVARCSRCGAELYRSAHKSVDHPLALTLAAAVVFIVANAYPVVGLEIQGTRNDTNLLGAVHALWMQDMWAVAALVFVTTILVPAIEIAVMIHILMTLKFGRIPAGITILMRILKSVEPWGMMEVFMLGMLVALVKLKDLKDLGSRLKLPPGWKFRSPILEQDLVFMTDNGKTHITQDEIGNTYDRVGGPYSNYKP, encoded by the coding sequence GTGCCACAGCCCCATGTGCTGGAAAACAACATGCAATTCGCTCCGATCATCGCCTGTCACGAGTGTGACCTGCTCCAGCGGGAGATCCGCCTTCCTCCCGGCAGGGTGGCGCGCTGCAGCCGCTGCGGCGCGGAACTTTACCGCTCCGCCCACAAGAGTGTTGACCATCCTCTCGCCCTTACCCTGGCTGCCGCCGTGGTATTCATCGTCGCCAATGCGTACCCCGTTGTCGGCCTCGAAATCCAGGGAACGCGCAATGACACCAACCTCCTTGGCGCCGTCCATGCCCTATGGATGCAGGACATGTGGGCTGTCGCCGCCCTCGTGTTCGTCACGACCATCCTGGTGCCAGCCATCGAGATCGCCGTCATGATCCATATCCTCATGACGCTGAAGTTCGGCCGGATACCCGCCGGTATCACCATCCTCATGCGCATCCTGAAGAGTGTCGAACCGTGGGGCATGATGGAGGTGTTCATGCTGGGGATGCTCGTGGCGCTGGTGAAACTCAAGGATCTGAAGGATCTCGGTTCGCGCCTGAAGCTGCCCCCGGGCTGGAAGTTCCGCTCCCCAATACTTGAACAGGATCTGGTCTTCATGACCGACAACGGCAAAACCCATATCACTCAGGACGAGATTGGCAACACCTATGACCGGGTCGGGGGCCCCTACAGCAACTACAAACCGTAG
- a CDS encoding bestrophin-like domain produces MSSITVTLIAFACIFGGALLGLLLRAFLPDQHLSEEAKDVVKMAAALIATLAALVLGLLVSSAKSSLDMMNSELTQSSTKIIVLDRVLANYGPETKEVRDQLRGSVATAIGLIWPEEKTRQAHVDNIEVASGIERIQDKLRELLPRNNSQRILQSQALQIAAELAQSRWLLIEQTQSSLPKAFLIVLLFWLTMLFVCFGMLAPRNATVIAVLLVSALSVSGAIFLILEMNTPLTGTIKVSSAPLRKALDHLGK; encoded by the coding sequence GTGAGTTCAATCACAGTTACTTTGATTGCTTTTGCGTGCATCTTTGGCGGAGCGCTGCTCGGCTTGCTCCTTCGAGCTTTCTTGCCTGATCAACATCTGAGCGAGGAAGCAAAAGATGTTGTGAAAATGGCGGCCGCGTTAATCGCCACTCTGGCTGCTCTTGTCCTCGGCCTGCTTGTCAGCTCTGCAAAAAGTTCATTGGATATGATGAACTCCGAGCTGACCCAGAGCAGCACGAAGATCATCGTGCTGGACCGGGTCCTGGCCAACTACGGTCCGGAAACGAAAGAGGTCCGTGACCAGCTGCGAGGCAGCGTCGCCACCGCAATCGGACTGATCTGGCCTGAAGAAAAGACCAGGCAGGCACACGTGGATAACATTGAGGTTGCGTCCGGTATTGAGAGAATTCAAGACAAACTGCGGGAGCTGTTGCCACGGAACAACTCACAACGCATACTTCAGTCGCAGGCCCTTCAGATCGCCGCTGAACTGGCGCAATCACGCTGGCTGCTTATCGAGCAGACTCAGAGCTCACTCCCAAAAGCATTTCTGATTGTACTGCTTTTCTGGCTTACCATGCTCTTTGTCTGCTTTGGTATGCTGGCTCCCCGCAACGCGACGGTGATTGCGGTATTACTCGTCAGCGCGTTGTCGGTATCGGGCGCAATCTTTCTCATACTGGAGATGAACACCCCGCTCACAGGAACGATCAAGGTTTCCAGTGCTCCACTGCGGAAAGCACTTGACCACCTTGGAAAGTAG
- a CDS encoding carbohydrate porin, producing the protein MPLFKDDTQFMNLAFNINPTLLLTFPYSPLAAGMIILPTKDPKGAVVTLLVANSVGDANTTGFSTLNKNRLSFVGGGRVRTNFFGLTGHQLAGISYSNKEFASLDQRLANIATNNIAKEKGSLAFYYNFDQYLYEPEKGSGKGFGIFGRFGVSDGNPNPLHYFFSLGVGGKGMMASRPHDQFGIGWYYIDVRNPSFTGPLATRQFLRNEQGVEAYYSVALTPWALLTPDIQVVHPAQKDTVDLSRPVPFVREGVNTATILGLRLQMVF; encoded by the coding sequence GTGCCGTTATTCAAGGATGACACCCAGTTCATGAACCTGGCCTTCAACATCAATCCGACTCTCCTGCTGACTTTCCCCTATTCGCCGCTGGCTGCCGGCATGATCATCCTCCCGACCAAGGACCCCAAGGGCGCCGTTGTGACCTTGCTCGTTGCGAATTCCGTGGGAGATGCCAACACAACCGGCTTCAGTACACTGAATAAGAACAGGCTGAGCTTTGTCGGCGGGGGACGGGTGCGGACCAACTTCTTTGGGCTTACTGGCCATCAACTGGCCGGGATAAGCTATTCCAACAAGGAGTTCGCATCCCTTGACCAGAGGCTGGCCAACATCGCGACCAACAACATTGCCAAGGAAAAAGGGTCCCTGGCCTTCTACTACAACTTCGACCAGTACCTCTACGAACCTGAAAAGGGCTCTGGCAAGGGCTTCGGCATCTTCGGCCGATTCGGTGTCTCGGACGGCAACCCCAACCCCCTTCACTATTTCTTCAGCCTCGGCGTCGGCGGCAAGGGGATGATGGCAAGCCGGCCCCATGACCAGTTCGGCATCGGCTGGTACTACATCGATGTCAGGAACCCTTCCTTCACTGGTCCGCTGGCGACCCGTCAGTTCCTCAGGAACGAGCAAGGGGTCGAGGCTTACTACAGCGTCGCTCTGACCCCGTGGGCCCTGTTGACGCCGGATATCCAGGTCGTGCATCCGGCCCAGAAAGACACCGTGGACCTGAGCAGGCCGGTCCCGTTCGTCAGGGAGGGGGTCAACACCGCAACGATCCTCGGGCTCAGGCTGCAGATGGTGTTCTGA